In Patescibacteria group bacterium, a single genomic region encodes these proteins:
- a CDS encoding DNA cytosine methyltransferase, whose amino-acid sequence MKKTQKYKFIDLFAGIGGIRLAFERNGCECVFSSEWDTASQKTYEANFGEKPFGDITKIKASDIPAHDILTGGFPCQAFSIIGDRKGFSDTRGTLFFDIERILREKTPRAFLLENVKQLVGHDEGKTFEVILQKLRNLGYFVHYKVLNGLNFGVPQKRERIMIVGFKENYPFNFPVKSDKPNKTLEDVLEDDRDVDKKHFVSEHVKNKLAKKVTLEKQFFPSIWHENKGGNIGVNSFSCALRANASYNYLLVNGKRRLTPREMLRLQGFPDSFKITVPDTQLRKQAGNSVVVPQIQAVAKAMVEAMSKKPSPTTATEITSIERNVSLKVNHVRKNHVTEH is encoded by the coding sequence ATGAAAAAGACCCAGAAATACAAATTCATAGATTTGTTTGCCGGCATTGGCGGTATCAGACTCGCTTTTGAACGAAATGGTTGTGAGTGTGTATTTTCTTCAGAATGGGATACTGCTAGTCAGAAAACATACGAGGCAAATTTTGGTGAAAAACCCTTTGGGGATATTACCAAAATTAAGGCTTCGGATATACCAGCCCATGATATTTTGACTGGAGGGTTTCCTTGTCAGGCCTTTAGTATTATCGGGGATAGAAAGGGTTTTTCTGATACGAGAGGGACACTATTCTTTGACATAGAGAGAATACTCAGAGAGAAGACCCCTCGTGCTTTTTTGCTTGAGAACGTGAAGCAACTCGTTGGCCATGACGAAGGGAAGACATTCGAAGTTATCTTACAAAAACTACGGAACCTAGGATATTTTGTGCACTACAAAGTTTTGAACGGACTTAATTTTGGAGTACCTCAAAAGAGAGAACGTATCATGATTGTTGGCTTCAAGGAAAATTATCCTTTTAATTTCCCAGTGAAAAGTGATAAACCTAATAAAACCCTCGAGGATGTGCTTGAGGACGATAGGGATGTCGACAAGAAACACTTTGTCTCTGAGCATGTAAAAAATAAATTGGCAAAAAAAGTGACTTTGGAGAAACAGTTTTTTCCATCAATTTGGCATGAAAATAAGGGTGGTAATATTGGCGTTAATTCTTTTTCATGCGCACTAAGGGCAAATGCTTCGTATAACTATCTGTTAGTTAATGGAAAGCGACGGCTAACACCTAGGGAAATGTTAAGGCTCCAAGGCTTCCCGGATAGCTTTAAAATTACGGTTCCGGATACCCAACTTCGGAAGCAAGCTGGGAATAGCGTTGTCGTCCCACAAATTCAGGCTGTCGCCAAGGCGATGGTCGAAGCTATGAGTAAAAAACCATCACCAACCACCGCCACCGAAATAACCTCGATTGAAAGAAATGTTTCATTAAAGG
- the aspS gene encoding aspartate--tRNA ligase — MERTYIRDLAGKKGQEVSISGWVDIRRDQGKLIFFDFRDVTGKVQGVILPGAKDAHAVGSALRPEWVVEVTGKVNPRPEKNVQKDKQNGDIELEILGIKVLNQANTPPIDVRGDGHEIGEEARLTHRYLDLRRPRLQTNIRVRHEVNLFIRNYLSKQGFTEIETPLLTKSTPEGSRDYLVPSRLDKGKFYALPQSPQQYKQLLMVAGFEKYFQLARCMRDEDTRGDRQPEFTQLDMEMSFVVREDVMALNEALLIELVKTVTPHKKIQQVPFPRMSYKEAMEKYGNDKPDIRTDKNDPNLLAFCWVIDFPFFEKTDEKTADGKHGWTFTHNPFSAPKPEHFEWLMKKENIGDILTTQYDVALNGFEIGGGSIRNHMPEALKAVLQIMGHSDENIQKNFGHMLDAFGFGAPPHGGIAWGLDRLLAILQNEPNIREVIAFAKTGEGRDLMMQAPSEVSPEQIRELGLEIKKEKKG; from the coding sequence ATGGAACGAACGTATATCCGCGACCTCGCGGGCAAAAAAGGGCAGGAAGTGAGCATCTCCGGCTGGGTGGACATCCGCCGCGACCAGGGCAAGCTCATTTTCTTTGATTTTCGCGATGTCACCGGCAAAGTGCAAGGCGTCATTCTCCCCGGCGCCAAAGACGCACATGCAGTCGGCAGCGCCCTTCGACCTGAATGGGTGGTGGAGGTCACCGGCAAAGTGAACCCGCGTCCGGAGAAAAATGTGCAAAAGGACAAGCAGAACGGGGATATTGAACTGGAGATTCTTGGTATCAAGGTCCTCAACCAGGCCAACACGCCACCCATCGACGTGCGCGGCGACGGTCACGAGATCGGCGAAGAGGCACGCCTCACGCACCGCTACCTCGACCTGCGTCGTCCGCGCCTGCAGACCAACATCCGCGTTCGCCACGAGGTGAACCTGTTCATCCGTAACTATCTTTCGAAGCAGGGCTTCACCGAGATCGAAACTCCGCTCCTCACCAAGTCGACCCCAGAGGGTTCTCGCGACTACCTCGTGCCATCTCGTCTCGACAAGGGCAAGTTTTATGCGCTTCCGCAGTCGCCCCAGCAGTACAAACAGCTCCTAATGGTGGCCGGCTTTGAGAAATATTTCCAGCTCGCTCGCTGCATGCGCGACGAAGATACCCGCGGCGACCGCCAGCCGGAATTCACCCAGCTCGACATGGAGATGAGCTTTGTGGTCCGTGAAGATGTCATGGCGCTCAACGAGGCCCTGCTCATCGAGCTCGTGAAGACCGTCACTCCGCACAAGAAGATTCAACAAGTGCCATTTCCACGCATGTCATACAAGGAAGCGATGGAAAAGTACGGCAACGACAAGCCGGATATTCGCACCGACAAGAACGATCCAAACCTCCTCGCATTTTGCTGGGTGATTGATTTTCCATTCTTCGAAAAGACCGACGAGAAGACTGCCGACGGCAAGCATGGTTGGACTTTCACCCACAATCCGTTCTCTGCACCAAAGCCGGAGCATTTCGAGTGGTTGATGAAGAAGGAAAATATCGGCGATATTTTGACCACGCAGTATGACGTCGCCCTCAACGGCTTCGAGATCGGCGGCGGTAGCATCCGCAACCACATGCCAGAGGCACTGAAGGCCGTACTCCAGATCATGGGCCACAGCGACGAGAACATTCAGAAGAATTTCGGCCACATGCTCGATGCGTTTGGTTTTGGTGCGCCACCACATGGCGGTATTGCGTGGGGTCTCGACCGCCTGCTCGCTATTTTGCAGAACGAGCCAAACATCCGCGAAGTCATCGCCTTTGCCAAGACCGGTGAGGGTCGCGACCTCATGATGCAGGCGCCTTCGGAAGTTTCTCCTGAGCAGATTCGCGAGTTGGGGTTGGAGATCAAGAAGGAGAAGAAGGGGTAG
- a CDS encoding ABC transporter ATP-binding protein, with protein MFKKLLMLLRPFWSTFGVLIVLVFARKAFELVQPYYWGKLVDAFYHPIASDIWRLVTIIGFMMLGDLIIDFIHTNVENQKFIFRINKTIDMNTVKKASSLSLGQITGQNSGFRQKVATQGANASAQMAQISMYDILPGIATIVFAFGFLFVSNHLLGAIVGVTVLISLSISIPANIKMARTIREYRKIDDVVGQQYSEVLRSLPLVMLSGQETETISRLATEYHKATAFGEKMWLKYHMTIGLFRDVSSRVGNLAVIATGAYLVLQGSLTAGALMATIAWARMVFNQSDQLARLSRRLIVVSVDALRYFEIIDLKPSIVSPENGIMFNPLKGAVTFRNVSFAYPEAKTEVDALHNVSFSIAPGEVAAIVGHSGAGKSTIVNLLLRGFDPVSGEIDIDGVDLKQVDLGSFRSSIGYVEQQVRLWDDTLRYNLLFGIKDQSKVTEARLKEIAELSKISSFFDRLPEGFDTKIGENGVKLSGGERQRVAIARALLKDPSLLILDEATNSLDTINDAHIQQAMRDAMKGRTGIIIAHRLSTIRHADKIIVMEKGRVAGMGTHAELIVSCPEYKNLVEKEGQVIVA; from the coding sequence ATGTTCAAAAAATTATTGATGTTGCTGCGGCCGTTTTGGAGCACCTTCGGGGTGCTCATTGTTCTTGTCTTCGCGAGAAAAGCCTTCGAGCTCGTCCAGCCATATTATTGGGGCAAGCTTGTCGACGCTTTCTATCACCCGATAGCGAGCGACATTTGGCGCCTCGTGACCATCATCGGTTTCATGATGTTGGGCGACCTGATCATTGACTTCATCCACACCAACGTGGAGAACCAGAAATTCATCTTCCGCATCAACAAGACCATCGACATGAATACGGTGAAAAAGGCATCGTCGCTCTCCCTTGGTCAGATCACCGGCCAAAACTCTGGCTTCCGACAAAAGGTGGCGACCCAGGGAGCCAATGCATCCGCTCAGATGGCCCAAATATCCATGTACGATATTCTGCCAGGCATCGCGACGATCGTTTTTGCCTTCGGTTTTCTCTTCGTCAGCAATCATCTCCTGGGTGCGATCGTGGGTGTCACCGTACTCATCTCATTGTCAATCTCCATACCGGCAAACATCAAAATGGCTCGGACCATCCGTGAATATCGCAAGATCGACGACGTGGTCGGCCAGCAGTATTCGGAAGTGTTGCGATCATTACCTCTCGTGATGCTCTCCGGACAAGAGACCGAAACCATTTCGCGATTGGCCACGGAATACCACAAAGCCACGGCCTTCGGCGAAAAAATGTGGTTGAAATATCACATGACCATCGGACTATTCAGAGACGTGAGTAGCCGGGTAGGCAACCTTGCCGTCATCGCCACTGGTGCATACCTCGTACTGCAGGGATCGCTCACGGCGGGTGCCCTCATGGCCACCATCGCTTGGGCTCGTATGGTGTTTAATCAATCCGACCAATTGGCCCGCCTCTCCCGTCGACTCATCGTGGTGTCGGTAGATGCGCTCCGCTACTTCGAAATCATCGACCTAAAGCCAAGTATCGTTTCGCCTGAGAATGGCATCATGTTCAATCCACTGAAGGGTGCGGTGACCTTCAGAAACGTCTCCTTTGCGTATCCGGAAGCAAAGACCGAGGTGGATGCACTCCACAATGTGTCTTTTTCGATCGCGCCAGGCGAAGTGGCGGCCATCGTTGGACATTCGGGAGCGGGGAAGTCCACTATCGTGAACCTGCTGTTGCGCGGTTTTGACCCAGTCTCCGGCGAGATCGATATCGACGGCGTCGACTTGAAACAAGTGGATTTGGGTTCGTTCCGTTCCTCGATCGGATACGTCGAACAACAGGTGCGCCTCTGGGATGACACGCTTCGATACAACCTGCTCTTCGGGATCAAGGATCAGAGCAAGGTCACTGAAGCGCGGCTCAAAGAGATCGCCGAGCTGTCGAAGATCAGCTCATTCTTCGACCGTCTCCCCGAAGGCTTCGATACCAAGATCGGCGAAAACGGCGTGAAGCTCTCCGGTGGCGAGCGGCAGCGTGTGGCCATCGCCCGGGCATTGCTCAAAGATCCGAGCCTGCTCATCCTGGACGAAGCGACCAACAGCCTCGACACCATCAACGACGCCCACATCCAGCAGGCAATGCGCGACGCCATGAAAGGGCGCACCGGCATCATTATTGCACACCGCCTTTCTACCATCCGCCATGCGGACAAGATCATCGTAATGGAGAAGGGTCGAGTCGCCGGCATGGGCACTCATGCAGAGCTCATTGTCTCTTGTCCTGAATACAAAAATCTCGTGGAGAAGGAGGGGCAGGTGATCGTGGCGTAA
- the trpS gene encoding tryptophan--tRNA ligase, whose protein sequence is MFQFHTRNAGNTDRKILLSGIKPTGRPHIGNYFGAMKQYVELQDSHESYIFIADFHALTSVQNAAELSQATYDLVLDYLAIGLDPKKVTLFKQSDTPQVTELGWIFNCLTTMPYLMRAHAFKDAEAKNKEINVGLFDYPILMAADILIQDAAVVPVGQDQKQHVEYARDTAEKFNRIFGDTFKLPEPLILDSVKTVPGIDGQKMSKSYNNHIPLFSTDDELRKLVMSIVTDSSGGVPANVRAIHELFRDKAYLDALYTEKAGKYKDLKEALLADLIAFVTPLRERRAELAKDRTRVLKILAEGGKKARARSEAKMTEVRKKTGLLI, encoded by the coding sequence ATGTTCCAATTTCACACAAGAAACGCAGGCAACACTGACCGGAAGATCCTCCTCTCCGGCATCAAGCCTACCGGCCGCCCGCACATCGGCAACTATTTTGGTGCGATGAAGCAGTACGTCGAGTTGCAGGATAGTCATGAGTCGTACATTTTCATTGCCGACTTTCACGCTCTCACGAGCGTCCAAAATGCTGCGGAGCTCTCCCAAGCCACCTACGACCTCGTCCTCGACTACCTCGCCATCGGCCTGGATCCGAAGAAGGTGACCTTGTTCAAACAGTCCGACACACCACAGGTGACCGAGCTCGGCTGGATCTTCAACTGTCTCACCACCATGCCGTATCTGATGCGCGCGCACGCTTTCAAGGATGCAGAGGCGAAGAACAAGGAGATCAACGTCGGCCTTTTTGACTATCCAATCCTCATGGCCGCAGATATCCTCATTCAAGACGCTGCCGTGGTGCCGGTGGGACAGGATCAGAAGCAACACGTGGAATACGCCCGCGACACCGCGGAGAAATTCAACCGTATCTTCGGCGATACTTTCAAGTTGCCTGAGCCGCTCATTCTCGACTCCGTGAAGACCGTGCCTGGTATCGACGGCCAGAAGATGAGCAAGAGCTACAACAACCACATCCCACTCTTCTCGACCGATGATGAGCTTCGCAAGCTGGTGATGTCGATCGTCACCGATTCTTCCGGCGGCGTGCCGGCGAATGTCCGCGCGATCCACGAGCTGTTCCGCGACAAAGCGTATCTCGACGCGCTTTACACCGAAAAAGCAGGGAAGTACAAGGACTTGAAAGAGGCGTTGTTGGCGGACCTCATCGCTTTTGTGACCCCTTTGCGCGAGCGACGTGCCGAACTCGCTAAAGATCGCACCCGTGTCCTGAAAATCCTCGCCGAAGGCGGCAAAAAAGCCCGCGCTCGCTCCGAAGCGAAGATGACGGAAGTGCGGAAGAAGACGGGGCTGTTGATTTAA
- a CDS encoding AAA family ATPase gives MKFPRTKKLLFANNKGGVGKTTLAFNCAMSFAKAGYKTALIDLDPQCNLSRLALGDNHYTDTLFSSTFKDIYTVLKGVVEGGADIDISVPMIPVSNSNHNLFLLKGSVNLSLYENLLVSAYGQAASGQQNGYFVTSAIDRFLRARGLSDEIDIFVIDTSPSLSLLNQVIFLGGDYFVVPMMPDAFSVQGIENLGTVYEKWKQNWKVTGKALSGNTEGKFVLSGDGLFVGYIVNSYNVYGKQPIKDHRHWIEEIPKKVKFFLSEKHGRNGLVEKSWKDPLAVIQDYGRIPAKCQELGVAIFDLDPALIEDRQEGTKQNIEKSKEEFANLSKELLQVLAAY, from the coding sequence ATGAAGTTTCCTCGTACCAAAAAGCTGCTCTTTGCCAACAACAAAGGGGGTGTGGGCAAGACAACCCTTGCTTTCAATTGCGCGATGTCCTTTGCCAAAGCAGGCTACAAAACGGCTCTTATTGACCTTGATCCGCAGTGCAATCTTTCCCGACTTGCTCTGGGCGACAATCACTATACTGACACGCTGTTCTCATCGACTTTCAAAGATATCTACACCGTTCTAAAAGGGGTCGTGGAAGGAGGTGCTGATATCGATATATCAGTACCGATGATTCCTGTTTCAAATAGCAACCACAATCTGTTTCTTCTGAAGGGGAGTGTAAATTTGTCGCTGTACGAGAACCTTCTTGTCTCAGCTTATGGTCAGGCAGCTTCTGGCCAGCAAAATGGCTACTTCGTGACAAGCGCGATCGATCGTTTTCTGCGAGCACGAGGTTTGAGTGACGAAATCGACATCTTTGTTATTGATACTTCTCCGAGCCTCTCACTTCTCAATCAAGTCATCTTCCTAGGCGGTGACTATTTTGTTGTACCCATGATGCCCGACGCTTTTAGTGTCCAAGGAATAGAAAATCTCGGGACAGTGTATGAGAAATGGAAGCAGAATTGGAAAGTGACAGGCAAAGCTTTGTCGGGTAACACAGAGGGCAAGTTCGTTCTCTCTGGCGACGGTCTTTTTGTGGGGTATATCGTGAATTCGTATAATGTATATGGAAAGCAGCCGATCAAAGACCACCGTCACTGGATTGAGGAAATACCCAAGAAGGTCAAATTTTTTCTCTCAGAAAAGCACGGGAGGAATGGTCTGGTGGAAAAAAGCTGGAAAGATCCGCTAGCCGTAATACAGGATTACGGAAGAATTCCCGCAAAATGCCAGGAGCTCGGAGTGGCGATCTTTGATCTTGATCCAGCCCTCATCGAGGATCGACAGGAAGGGACGAAGCAAAATATCGAGAAATCCAAGGAAGAATTTGCAAATCTCTCGAAGGAATTACTGCAGGTCTTGGCTGCATACTAG
- a CDS encoding ATP-binding protein gives MNLFGITSLMIFFSSIGLALSLYSGNTKSRVNQAWLIASIAIALWGLSLYGVTSSLTENVAFRWQYLLDVSAIFIPVLYFNFISILTGEKNRRMRQISWGLATCLAIFSFSPLFKTGVISRYGTFWINPGQYYDVFPIFFSMYTVLALFVLIRSYRRSNDHLFRAQIRNTLIAGMIGFGGGITNFFPQLFNVYPFGNYFVLLYTLFMSYGVLKYKLMSAKIISAQLFSGALVLVFLFNLLQPSGLSDWIIKFLLFGLVLSFSILLVKDMYKEVATRERIESLAKDLAKANDRLKELDGLKSEFLSIASHQIRAPITAIKGYASLIMEENFGKVSPELRSAVEVIFESSKSMAIMVDDFLNISRIEQGRMKYDLTVTDLSALATQVVDELKPTVEKKGLTISLTFDKKANYDARIDAGKIKQAVTNLVDNAVKYTPKGSISVNLARSGGKIDLAVKDTGMGISAENIPKLFQKFSRSKDAITTNVGGTGLGLYVVKQMVEGHEGGKVCVESPGEHKGSTFHIEVEAFEKS, from the coding sequence ATGAACCTCTTTGGAATTACCAGTTTAATGATTTTCTTCAGCAGTATAGGTCTTGCTCTATCTCTGTATTCAGGAAATACCAAATCCCGAGTAAACCAGGCATGGCTCATTGCCTCTATCGCTATCGCTTTGTGGGGCCTCTCCCTCTATGGTGTCACTTCGAGTCTCACTGAAAACGTTGCATTTCGGTGGCAGTATCTTCTCGATGTCTCCGCAATTTTTATTCCTGTTCTGTATTTCAACTTCATCTCGATACTTACGGGAGAAAAAAATAGGCGGATGCGTCAGATTTCTTGGGGCTTAGCAACTTGTCTTGCCATCTTTAGCTTTAGTCCACTTTTTAAGACGGGGGTGATATCAAGATATGGAACATTCTGGATAAACCCCGGACAATACTACGATGTCTTTCCTATTTTCTTCAGCATGTATACCGTCCTGGCACTTTTTGTCCTCATACGATCTTATCGACGAAGCAATGATCACTTGTTTAGGGCACAGATACGCAACACTCTGATTGCCGGCATGATCGGTTTTGGTGGAGGGATTACCAACTTTTTCCCACAACTATTTAATGTGTATCCTTTCGGTAATTACTTCGTGTTGCTCTACACGCTTTTCATGAGTTACGGGGTCTTAAAGTACAAACTAATGAGCGCAAAGATTATCTCAGCCCAGCTCTTTTCCGGTGCGCTTGTTCTCGTCTTTCTTTTCAACCTTCTTCAGCCCAGTGGACTAAGTGACTGGATCATTAAGTTTCTACTATTTGGCCTCGTCCTCTCTTTCAGTATTTTGCTTGTCAAAGATATGTACAAGGAAGTCGCCACTCGCGAGCGCATCGAAAGCTTGGCGAAAGATTTGGCAAAGGCGAATGACCGCCTGAAGGAGCTCGATGGTCTGAAGTCGGAATTTTTGTCGATTGCGTCGCACCAGATTCGCGCGCCGATCACGGCAATTAAGGGGTACGCTTCGCTCATCATGGAAGAAAACTTTGGCAAGGTGTCGCCTGAGCTAAGGAGTGCAGTTGAAGTGATCTTCGAATCGAGCAAGAGTATGGCCATCATGGTGGACGACTTTTTGAATATCTCGCGCATCGAACAAGGTCGAATGAAGTATGATCTCACCGTCACCGACCTCAGCGCGCTGGCGACCCAGGTGGTGGATGAGCTCAAACCGACCGTGGAGAAGAAGGGTTTGACCATTTCGCTCACTTTCGACAAAAAGGCCAATTATGATGCCCGCATCGACGCCGGCAAGATCAAGCAGGCGGTGACCAATCTCGTGGATAACGCCGTAAAATACACACCAAAAGGCTCTATAAGCGTCAATTTGGCCCGTAGCGGTGGCAAGATCGACTTAGCGGTCAAAGACACAGGTATGGGTATTTCCGCCGAAAATATCCCGAAATTGTTCCAGAAATTCAGCCGCTCCAAGGACGCCATCACCACTAATGTGGGCGGTACCGGCCTCGGTCTCTATGTCGTGAAGCAAATGGTGGAAGGCCACGAAGGCGGCAAGGTCTGCGTAGAGTCGCCAGGTGAGCACAAGGGTTCGACGTTCCATATTGAGGTCGAGGCGTTTGAGAAGAGCTAG
- a CDS encoding HAD-IB family hydrolase, whose amino-acid sequence MTNEPKVVFFDVDETLLKGQSQQALLHFLFLKNKIPLSFFLKICAWFFLYGLGLVKSTEKIRMVAVSFLKNWPIATFQSELKIFFDANLKDRIYEGALEKIRQHLQNNDSVVLLSSAIEPLVAIIAEEIGVHDALGSRLETRNFAYTGNFADEPLYGKNKLQAAQKYLAVNNLLNKKVVAYADHLTDTDLLDFADFRFVVNPKKKMRSLALREGWEVLQFKKH is encoded by the coding sequence ATGACTAATGAACCAAAAGTTGTTTTTTTTGACGTTGACGAGACGTTATTGAAGGGGCAGAGCCAGCAAGCCTTACTCCATTTTCTTTTTCTCAAGAATAAAATCCCACTATCGTTCTTTCTAAAAATCTGTGCATGGTTCTTTCTTTATGGGCTTGGGTTGGTGAAAAGTACTGAAAAGATCCGCATGGTGGCAGTTTCTTTTCTAAAAAATTGGCCGATCGCCACGTTTCAGAGTGAACTCAAGATTTTTTTCGATGCTAACTTAAAAGATCGGATATACGAGGGAGCACTTGAAAAAATTCGCCAGCATTTACAGAATAATGATTCGGTGGTGCTTCTTTCAAGCGCTATCGAGCCACTCGTTGCAATCATTGCCGAGGAAATAGGTGTGCACGATGCTTTGGGAAGCCGCCTAGAGACACGAAATTTTGCCTATACCGGCAATTTTGCCGATGAGCCATTGTACGGAAAAAATAAATTACAAGCGGCACAGAAATATCTTGCGGTAAACAACCTCCTTAATAAAAAAGTTGTGGCGTATGCCGACCACCTCACAGATACGGACCTGCTAGACTTTGCGGACTTTCGTTTTGTGGTAAATCCAAAGAAAAAAATGCGCTCACTGGCTTTGAGGGAGGGTTGGGAGGTGTTACAATTCAAGAAACATTAA
- a CDS encoding lysophospholipid acyltransferase family protein, with protein MGSRSVSDKIHDFLYWCIRKSVGFVVKAIWIKKVVGIDNIPKAGPVIVAFNHQSYFDFLCFVSVSNRNVHFLSAEKFFDHLFWSPIMKITRQIRVDRKVHDKRVLHNRIFEHLREAKMIGIFPEGTRSPDKENMLPAFTGVARYAVRGHVPVVPIGIRGAHEVMSRKDTFPKFCKTVEMHVGKPISFENYSHTKLGRRAFRVLTNQIMLEIAELSTKKYRHLQHND; from the coding sequence ATGGGCTCTAGATCTGTTTCCGATAAAATTCACGACTTCCTATATTGGTGCATTCGAAAGTCTGTCGGATTCGTTGTCAAAGCTATATGGATAAAAAAGGTGGTCGGAATTGATAATATACCGAAAGCTGGCCCAGTGATTGTTGCTTTTAATCACCAGAGTTATTTCGACTTCCTTTGTTTCGTGAGCGTTTCAAATAGAAACGTACACTTTCTTTCGGCTGAAAAGTTTTTCGATCATTTATTCTGGTCGCCAATCATGAAGATTACTCGCCAGATTCGAGTGGACAGAAAAGTGCACGATAAGAGAGTCCTGCATAATCGCATATTTGAGCATCTTCGTGAGGCAAAAATGATTGGTATTTTCCCAGAAGGTACCCGGTCACCGGACAAGGAAAACATGCTCCCTGCCTTCACTGGCGTCGCACGCTATGCTGTTCGTGGTCACGTTCCCGTAGTGCCAATAGGCATTAGAGGAGCTCACGAAGTCATGTCGAGAAAAGATACCTTTCCTAAATTTTGCAAGACAGTTGAAATGCACGTAGGAAAACCAATTTCCTTTGAGAACTACTCTCACACCAAGCTTGGTCGAAGGGCATTTAGAGTTCTAACAAATCAGATCATGTTAGAGATAGCCGAGTTGTCCACAAAAAAATATCGGCATTTACAACACAATGACTAA
- a CDS encoding pyridoxal phosphate-dependent aminotransferase, which produces MSDTSQDSVTSAKKYFNQFFKKELYGTFKSEVNLILSRGSWNENSIRFPKFFKTCIDISLEKHWTGYSDSLGHRYAVSALRKLLSSHCNYSEDQIALTLGNSVTIGIVFQQLSRQLVGAKVLTLTPYYPPILRSIHNHFPDTVFISSLGEENDIIAEIRKSVLDNRVKILFLTNFIGVEGRIFSERYWKEILQISKEFNLFLIIDEGLAFTETNYPREINQENVVRIVSVSKKYGVPGMKFGFILADKVFMENFYESASTNYGGPSSLLFLLSEFLYLFEYILKSGGDAENEFRELSRKYSLSEDEIAALFSDYKSVVELNERHFSENLQAVRDWYRKNSNLFEQIFDFGGINILFKPDISCSCHELFLRAIRGYNVSVLPGKCLGDTSDTLFRVTLLEQKGDQEEALERLSKIIRENTKE; this is translated from the coding sequence ATGTCCGACACCTCTCAGGATTCAGTTACTAGCGCGAAAAAGTACTTTAATCAGTTCTTCAAAAAAGAACTTTACGGCACATTCAAGAGTGAAGTCAATTTAATTCTCAGTCGTGGTTCTTGGAATGAAAATTCCATACGATTTCCGAAGTTCTTTAAAACATGCATCGACATATCGCTAGAAAAACACTGGACGGGCTATTCTGACTCGCTTGGACATCGCTATGCAGTATCTGCCCTACGAAAGCTCCTGTCCTCGCATTGTAATTACTCGGAAGATCAGATCGCTCTGACTCTTGGCAACAGCGTCACGATCGGAATCGTCTTTCAACAACTGTCTAGACAATTAGTTGGAGCAAAAGTACTCACACTAACTCCATACTACCCACCGATCCTGAGGTCAATTCACAATCATTTCCCGGACACTGTTTTCATTTCCTCATTAGGAGAGGAGAATGACATAATTGCGGAAATAAGAAAATCTGTTCTGGACAATCGAGTAAAGATTCTATTTCTCACGAATTTCATTGGTGTGGAAGGTAGAATCTTTTCAGAAAGATACTGGAAAGAAATTTTGCAGATTTCCAAGGAGTTCAATCTATTTTTGATCATTGACGAAGGCCTTGCTTTTACAGAAACAAATTATCCGAGGGAAATTAACCAGGAAAATGTAGTAAGAATCGTGAGTGTTTCAAAGAAATACGGGGTTCCTGGAATGAAATTCGGCTTCATCCTAGCCGATAAAGTTTTCATGGAAAATTTCTATGAATCCGCGTCGACGAACTATGGTGGACCATCTAGTTTATTATTCCTTCTAAGTGAGTTTCTGTATCTTTTTGAATACATACTTAAATCGGGGGGCGATGCAGAAAATGAATTTAGGGAGCTTTCGAGAAAGTACTCTCTTTCTGAGGATGAGATTGCGGCATTGTTTAGTGATTATAAATCGGTGGTCGAATTGAACGAAAGACACTTTTCCGAAAACCTGCAGGCCGTTCGTGACTGGTACAGAAAAAATTCGAATTTATTCGAGCAAATTTTTGACTTTGGGGGTATCAATATACTATTTAAACCCGATATTTCCTGCTCGTGTCACGAGCTTTTCTTGAGGGCAATTCGAGGGTACAATGTATCCGTACTTCCAGGCAAGTGCCTCGGTGATACGTCTGATACCTTATTCAGAGTCACCCTTCTAGAGCAGAAGGGTGACCAAGAAGAAGCTCTCGAGCGTTTATCAAAAATTATTAGAGAGAATACTAAAGAATGA